The genomic region ATGAAGAACGGCGCCAGCATCCGGAAATACCTGATACAGCGTCGTATGCAACAACGTCTCCGCAGAAGCGCGGCAGTCACTTTGTACCGGGCTACCCTGAAGGTCTACCACCATGACATCACCCGCACCCAACTGCCCCTTGTGGCGTCCGGACACCGTAATGGCAACGTGTTCGCTGTCGATACGAGCAGAATAGTTGCTGCTTGTGGCTGGCGACCAGCCGCGCCCATAAAGAAAACGCCCGGCATCCACAATGGATTCGGCAACAACAGCGTATCGGTTTACATCAAACACGGGCTATCTTCCCAAAGGTGAAGAGCATCGCTCGAGGGTTGTGCGCAAATGATGCCGCGCTTTGATCAGCTCAGCAACAACGGAAATGGCAATTTCTGCAGGGGTTTTGCTGGGAATATTAATACCGATCGGTGCCCGTAAGCGCCGCAGTGCCGCGTCATCAAGGCCCAGTGACGCAAGGCGCTCTCGCCGAGCCTCCGACGTACGTTTTGAGCCCATGGCACCAACGTAAAACGCCGGTGACTGCAGCGCAGCCAACAAACCCATATCATCTATTCGCGGGTCGTGAGCCAACGCCAACACACCGCACCAGGGGTCATCAAACGATTCCGTAATCAGGTCGTCTGGTAACCGCCGGTCGAGCGGCAGATGAGGGTGCCCCCAGCCCGACGCAAAAGCTTCCCGCGGTTCACAAAGAGAAACGGTAAAATCGGCGGCGGTCGCAAATTCAGCCACGTAGCGCGCCACCTCGCCTGCCCCAATCAGGAGCAGCCTACATTCTGGCTGCAGCGTATGAAGCAGCTCTTCACCGTTAAATACAACGCCCGGGCTGGCAGCGGGCACAGCGCGCTCAAGCACGGCAGCACCAGCATGCAAGCTGACCCGGCGAACCACTGGCTCCCGATCGTTTAGCGCCTCCGCCAGCTGCCTTACATGTTCAGTTGCTGTGCTGCTTTTACTTGATGTGTCGCCCAACGGCTCCACCAGTAATCGAATGCGACCGCCACAGGGCAGCTGGAAATCATCACGGTCGCTATCGGTAATGCCGTAATCGATAACAACGGGATAATCAGCACCATCTTCGGCGGTGCGGCGCAGAAGATCTTCTTCCAGACAGCCACCTGATACCGAACCACTCCATTGCCCGGAATTGCTGACCGCCAGCCAAGAACCTGCCGGCCTGGGGGACGAACCCCAAGTTTCCACGATGGTGCACAACCACACCCGCTTACCCTGATCCAGCCATGATAGAACGTCTTTGATAACCGTTGCATGGCCGCCGGCCATCAAAGCGGGCGCTGCGTCACGCATCGGCTTTCAGAGGCAAGCTGCGCTGGCGCCTGCCTGTTAAGGCAAACAACGCATTGCCCAGGGCCGGAATAACCGGGGGCACGCCAGGCTCTCCGACACCCGTTGGCGCTTCAGTGCTCTTAACAATATCCACCGTCACTTCGGGCAACTCATATTGCCGCATCAACTGGTAATCATGGAAGTTGCTTTGATTCACCTGACCATTCTCAAAGGTGATTTCACCATAAAGCGCTGCAGTCAGACCAAAGATGATCCCGCCTTCAATCTGGTCTTCCACAATGCGCGGGTTAACCACTTGGCCGCAGTCCACGGCGCAAGCCACCTTGTAAACGCGGATGGTTCCGTTCTCTACACCGGCTTCCACCACCTGCGCCACGAAAGTGCCAAAACTCTTGAACACCGCTATGCCGCGACCACGACCTTCAGCCAAAGGCCCGTCCCAACCCGCTATTCGAACGGCTCTGTCGAGAACTTCCAAGTGCCGGGGCTGGCCTGCCAGCAGCTTGCGGCGGAACTGGTAAGCGTCTTCTCCCGCTTCGTGAGCCAGCTCGTCCATAAAGGTCTCTACAGCAAAACCGTTGTGGGAGTAGCCCACGGATCGCCAGAAGGTAACCGGGACGCCCGGGTCCGTGTGTGTATGGCGGATGTCAATATTGTCTACGTTGTAGGGGAACCCTATGGCCCCTTCGATGGCAGACATATCCTTGGGCGTTGCAATACCCTCGGCGAGCAAGCCAACTTTACCCAGCGTGTCGTACATGAACTTTGGTGCCCAGGGGTACTGCGCAGGCGCAGCGTTACGTACATACCAGTCCAACAACTGAGGGCCAACGATCTGATGATGCCAACCGGTCAGCCGATCACCCACAAGGCCGGCCGACATGCGATGCAACATGGCTGGGCGATACAAATCGTGCTGAGTGTCTTCTTCACGTGACCAGATCACCTTCACCGGTTTTTTCACCCGGTAAGCCACCGCCGCTGCTTCTTCGATGTAATCCTGGGTCAATCGACGGCCAAACCCGCCACCGAGAAACGTGGTATTGATCGTGACATCATTCGGGGAAAGATCGGTTACCCGAGCCGCAGCAATGCGGCCAAGATCCGGCGCCTGAGTTGGTGCCCAAACTTCGATGCTGTCGTTTTTGTACCACGCCGTGGCGTTCATGGGCTCTAGGGTAGAATGAGCGAGATAAGGCTGACTGTATTCAGCTTCAACTAGCTTCCCAGCCTTACTGTCCCCGGCTTCGCGGGCTGCTGATTCGTAATCGCCTTCGCTGCGCTCAGACTCTCCGCGATCCTCATCGGCAGCACGTCGGTATGAAGCAAAAACCTCGTCGGTGGAAAGCGACAAGGCATCGGTGTTATCCCACTCAACTTTCAACGCATCCTGAGCCTTGCGAGCTCGCCAGTATTTGTCGGCAACAATTGCCACTCCGCGCTCAATTTTAAACACGTCGAGAACACCTAGCATGGCGCGGACCTCACTCTCGTTGAAGTCCTTGACCCGCGCACCGTATCGGGGCGGACGGCTTACCACGCCGTAAACCATACC from Marinobacter sp. LV10R510-11A harbors:
- a CDS encoding XdhC family protein, coding for MRDAAPALMAGGHATVIKDVLSWLDQGKRVWLCTIVETWGSSPRPAGSWLAVSNSGQWSGSVSGGCLEEDLLRRTAEDGADYPVVIDYGITDSDRDDFQLPCGGRIRLLVEPLGDTSSKSSTATEHVRQLAEALNDREPVVRRVSLHAGAAVLERAVPAASPGVVFNGEELLHTLQPECRLLLIGAGEVARYVAEFATAADFTVSLCEPREAFASGWGHPHLPLDRRLPDDLITESFDDPWCGVLALAHDPRIDDMGLLAALQSPAFYVGAMGSKRTSEARRERLASLGLDDAALRRLRAPIGINIPSKTPAEIAISVVAELIKARHHLRTTLERCSSPLGR
- a CDS encoding xanthine dehydrogenase family protein molybdopterin-binding subunit, translated to MAMNRRDFLKVSAGTSGSLMLSLSLPGCSGMPTGYTQETGKWKPDAWLEITNNDEIHFTLSRVEMGQGTYTGLTTLIAEELEVDPEAITPRFAPVAPEYLNPAYKLQLTGGSTSIATSWEPLRTAGASARQMLIMAAARVWQVEAGECSARQGRVIHPNGLDSMRYGQLVELASKEVLRGDVALKPPSEWKYIGKQNGRLDARAKSTGKAVYGIDVELPGMVYGVVSRPPRYGARVKDFNESEVRAMLGVLDVFKIERGVAIVADKYWRARKAQDALKVEWDNTDALSLSTDEVFASYRRAADEDRGESERSEGDYESAAREAGDSKAGKLVEAEYSQPYLAHSTLEPMNATAWYKNDSIEVWAPTQAPDLGRIAAARVTDLSPNDVTINTTFLGGGFGRRLTQDYIEEAAAVAYRVKKPVKVIWSREEDTQHDLYRPAMLHRMSAGLVGDRLTGWHHQIVGPQLLDWYVRNAAPAQYPWAPKFMYDTLGKVGLLAEGIATPKDMSAIEGAIGFPYNVDNIDIRHTHTDPGVPVTFWRSVGYSHNGFAVETFMDELAHEAGEDAYQFRRKLLAGQPRHLEVLDRAVRIAGWDGPLAEGRGRGIAVFKSFGTFVAQVVEAGVENGTIRVYKVACAVDCGQVVNPRIVEDQIEGGIIFGLTAALYGEITFENGQVNQSNFHDYQLMRQYELPEVTVDIVKSTEAPTGVGEPGVPPVIPALGNALFALTGRRQRSLPLKADA